TGATAACTAGTATATATATAGAAATCTAGTTTGATTATTGAAAAAGCCCCGTACAAGTTAAATCTTAAGTGTAGAAACAGCTATTTCAAAAATCAAATGGATATCCTATGTAAAAGGTAAAACTCAGTTTTACGGCAATTATTCTTACTCAATTATTAATTCAAAGATTATGTTTAAAAATCTATTAGCAAGTGTTGGTATTGGTGCAGCAAAAGTAGATACAAAGCTTTTTACCAATTCTGTAGTTCCAGGCGAAACCTTAGAAGGTGAAGTCTACATTCGTGGTGGAGATGTTGCCCAAAATATTGATGATATATACATAAAACTAGCTACTGAATATGAACGGGAAACAGAAGACTCCACAGTTACCGAAGAATGCGTACTAATTAACTATAGATTGTCAGAACGCCTTAGTATTGAGCCAAAAGAGGAAGTTGTTATTCCTTTCTCATTGGTTTTACCCCATGAAATGCCCTTAACTCTAGGCCGAACTCCCGTATACATCCGCACAGGATTAGAAATTAAATCAGCGATTAACCCCAGAGATAGAGACTATTTAGAAGTGCGTCCACATCCACTAATGCAACGGGTACTGCAAGCAGTAGAAAACTTAGGCTTTCATTTATATAAAGTCGATTGTGAATACACTCATCATTTTAGTGGCACTTATCCCTTTGTACAGGAGTTTGAGTTTCGTCCTAATGGGAAATATCGCAATACTTTAGATGAATTGGAAATAATTTTCCTTTTAAAGCCAGATTATTTAGAAGTATTGTTAGAACTTGATAAACGCGCTCGTGGTTGGAAAGGTTTATTAGAAGAAGTTTTTGATGTAGATGAGCGATATGCACGCTTGATGGTAAAACAATCAGATTTATATGAATTAGATTTTGAGGCTGTGATTGATGAGACAATTCAACGTCATATTCATTAAATTTTGTGGAATAATTTGATATAGAATTTGTCAAAGGGACGCACAGCTATCTGTACGTCCTAATTTAATATGAATTGTATGTGGCGATCGCCATCACAAACCCATGCTAAAAAAGTAGTTTGATAAATGGTTTCCATTGTGATCAAGGGTGGATGGTTTCATCAGATTCTCGGAAAATCAGCACAGAATGCAGGGTTTGCTTTTATTGCAGTCTTGGGAGATTTGGAAAACGGAACACAAGTAAACACATATCCCAACGTTGACGAAAAGTTTGTGTTTCCTTTGTCAAATTATATTGATGATAAATCCACCGATATTTTATTGATTGATACTGATGTATTTGCAGAACCAGTTAATGAGGTCTGGGTTAGAGCTAGAGTTCCAGCCATATTTGGTTTTAATATATTATTTAGTCAGTTTGTTCCAGATTATAAGTATGGGTTGATAGGGCAAACGTTTATAGCTTGTGAGCAAAAGTCGACGGGAGACTGGGAAGCCTATCTATTTATTTGTGAAGGATATAATCTTTCTGCCAAACTGCGTTTTTATCCAGATGATTCATTAATTGAAACTTATAAAAGCATTGCTAAAGCCTTTTGGGAGTTATTATTGCTTGAACCTGAACATATTTGTACATTCTGCGATGGCTATCTCCACTACAATGAATTTGATGATGAAGAATGGCACAACGTGGTGTTTAATCGTGGTCAAGTCAGTATGGAAACGATATCCCCTGTATTTTGGTAACGCATAAGCTGACGTGATGTAAATAATTCAGCATAGTCTCATAGGGGCGCACAGATAACTGTACGCCCTAACTTAGTGTGAATAGAATTTACGCATGAAAAAGAAAACTCATCGTAATCAAATAAGCCTAAGAATTACCTGCGTTTTAAGGCGGTGAGTGTAAAACCACAAACCATGAAAACGCCAACTAAAGTTGAAGGCTCAGGTACTGGGCTATAAGAAACTGCATTGCTAAAAGATTGAGTCCCAACGGTAAAATTATATCCATCAACAGCGTAATTAATAGCAGGATCAAGTTTATCGCTGAAGAAAAATGACAATCCAAATGGTGAACCACCAGCTACATTTTGAAATACAGCAGGAGCAGGAATAGAACCAAACCCTGGATAATCAATATCATCTTCTGCTGTATAAACAACTCCAGGGTTTACATTGAAACTGAATTGGAGTGATTTAACTGGCGCTAGGGGAATAGATTGGTTAGCAAAAGTTGAATCATCAAAACTAAAATTCCCGCTACCTTGAGTTGTGGGAGTATCTACTCGGAATGAATATCTAATAACTGCTGCGCTTGCAGACTGAGAATTGATAATTGGTAAACTTAAAGCAATACTAAAAGTAGTCAAAGCTAGTGTTGATAATAGTTTCATGTCAGCTTACCTCAAATATGTTTGTGTGAAAATTGACATTAATCAAATTCGAGAGATAGAAAATTTGCTATGGTTTTGAGTGCTTTCCATGCAATCAAAAATCTACCAATCAGGTGTAGTTACAGATAATTCTTGCCAAGGAGTACAATCTGGTTGTTGAGTAGAACTTGGGGTGGAGCTACCATTACAGCCACGAATTTTGAAGTTATATTTGACCATATCCCTAGCTCCTGCATATGTCCAACTACGTGCATTTGCATCGTCAACTTGTGCTATATCTTCTTTTCCATCACCCCAACTAACTTGATAAAAATCATTTTTTTGGCACACATCCCAGGAGATAATTATTCTGCGAACTCTGCTAGTATCAGCAGTTAATTTATAAGGATTTCGAGAGTTGCAAGTAGAGTTGTTGGGTTGATTATTACAGTTGTTGCTACCAGCAGAGCATTGAGCAAAAGTTTTAATTGGACTGATTAAATTTAAAGTAAGACTGGTTAAGAAGAAGGTAATTGTCAGACTATATTGGAATCTACTCATAAGAAACTCCTCTATCTTGGCTATGTTTATTGGCGTTGCTGACAGGCTATAGATTTATCTCGTAGACAAGCGAATAATGTTGTATTTCCGCCTTCAAGCAACGCCAATTTCTCAAATTAAAAGGTGAATGTAGTCCGAATTACTCCGAGTACAGCATCACTATTGCGCTCATCATGATTAGGCGCAGTCAACCAAATTAAGCCAGGAGTAATAGAAATATTGTCGGAAAATGCGTAGGAATAAAAAGCCTCGATGTGAAAAGATGTGTCGCGATCGCTGGCGGAATTGCGATTTTGTGGCTCTACCCTTCTGGGGGAAAATGCCGGGGCGATCGCAGCATCAGCACCAGTCACTTTCGGCTCCATACCCACGATAATGCCTGCCAGATTGCCACGTTTGCCCAAGTCAGGAAAGGCTAATCCTACTGCATAATTCCAGATATCAGCATCTCCTACACCTAAAAGTCTAGTTGTGGCATAACCAACCCAACCATTGATATAAAAACGTGGGTTGACTTGGAAAGATGCTTCTAAGCCATAAGCATTTGTAGAAACCGGACTATCAGTAACTAAGCCCAAGTTCGCCTTTTTACTACCTGTACCGGGAATAGCTAAATCATCATTGAGGTTATCGTAGGCATTGACATAGGTAAATGCAACACTGAGGCGATCGCTAGGACGAAAAACTAGCTGGGCGATCGCACCATAGGAGCCATTGAAGATACCATTTTTACTACTAGGATCGGCTGGTGTATTCGATAGATATCCTAAACTCAACTCCAACTGGTCAGAGAATCGATGTCTAAGTCCAATCCCTGCACCTTGAGGCACGAAATAGTAAACTGAATTGCGACTACCAAATCTAGATAAAGCACCAGTTGCGCCATCATCCCCATCTAAAAAAGGGTTGACTGTATCCATAAAATCATCAACTTCCCCCTCATTAGCAAACAAAGTAACTTCGGTTTTTTGTCCTATGGGGAATCTGTAAAACAGCGTATCTATACCTAGCTCGTTATTTTCTGGCGCATCGTCACCAATTTCGCCGTTAAAAGCCAGGGTTCCTTCTGGCAACCTACTCCTAGTTCCAGCCTTACTAGAATAGTAATTGAGATTGAGAGCTTGCAGGCGCGTTCTCAAAAGGTCTTTACCAGTAAAACTGGTATCCAAATTGAGGCGGACGCGATCGCCAAAAGTAGTAACTTTGGGAATATCTACACCAGTGGAATCTTGCCCAGCTGCAAACCCAGAGACAACAAACAAAGCTTCTTCGTTGAGTTTGGTTGTAGTAGAAAATTGTTGTTGTTCTACCACTGCCAAACGGGGTTCTAAAGCATCAACTCGACCGCGTAAACTCGTTAATTCAGTTGCGAAAGTTTCTTGTAACTTTTGCAGTGTCGCCAAGTCCTCCTTTCTAACTAAATCAGAGGTGGCTGTAGCAATTAGTTGATTAATCCGCTCTAAGCAAGCATTCACACCTGCTGCAAATTCATAACGAGTCATCGCCCGATTACCCCGATAGGTGGCATTAGGATAACCAGCAATACATCCGTAACGTTCTACTAAAGATTGCAATGCGGCAAAAGCCCAATCTGTAGGTTGAACATCAGATAGTTGGGAAACAGAATTAACCTGTGCAAATGTTACATCAGTCTGATCTAAAGATGGCGAATTAATCAACTGTGTGTTCCCCTCTGGCTGAAGGACATTTTCAGCTAAAACTGGCAGTGCCATAATTGCTGATAATATTCCCACAGCTATTGGTGAAATCAACAGCCACTTACTAAACATATCCAACATTATTGCCCTCTCACACCAATTGATATCAAAACAGTTAGTAGTAATTGAAGTTCTGAAAAACAGTCTTAAAGACAGCCGTTTTATCTCAGTCTTGCTGTGTCAGATGGGTTTAAAACTACTCATCTGACATAGCAAAACTTACTTCTTAGCTTCTGTAGAGCGATCGTTTTGACTTAATTGCCAACGCTTGAGAAATTCAGCCCGGTTTCTACGTAAATCATTACCACTGCGTTCTTCTGGGTAGGGAATTTCATCACCTTTAATACCCGCCCAAAGAATTTCGTTAAACTCTTCAGGGTCGAGTTTATCTTCACCGATGAAGTTGAAATCCTTAGTCATACTAGCCCACCAATTTTTGTCACGCAGCATGGGTATAACCGCAGTCTTGGTAACTGTGGAATCTTCACAAGCTGGTACTAATTTTGGATCTACCGGGGCAACACACAAGTTACCTGGCACAATAGCGGTATAAGGTTTAATATCTGGCTCTCTGGTGAAAGCGTCTGACATTGGTTCCGCATTGGCATCAGTTATTCCCAAATAACCAATGTTGAGCAAATCTTCGATTGTGCGTAAGATGCTGGTAGTGTTGTAGTTGGTTTTTATTAAGGAACCCCGTTTTGTGTAAGGCGAGATTACATAGGCTAAAGAACGGTGAGAATCAACGTGATCGGGGCCGTTTTGTGAGTCATCTTCAATGATGAAGATAGCTGTTTCTTTCCATTCCGGCATGTGCGAGATTTTTTCTACCAGCTTGCCTATAGCATAGTCGTTATCTGCCATCTGCAATTGAGGAGTGTTTAACCCTGCCAAAGCAGTGCCAAAGGAACCAAAATGATCGTGAGGTAGACGCACGAGCATGAGATTGGGCAACCCATGTTGCTCAATATCCCTTTCCCACTCTTTATATAAATAAATATCTGGATTGTTCATGTCGAATGACCGGAAGAAAAGATCCGTTTTATCCAACAGAACGTTTTTGGTTACGGGTGCTTGGGGAATTTTATCTAAGAAAGGATTTGGTGAGATGGGGATATACGCTGGGTTGTTTGGATCGGGTTTGGTGGGGTCAGGTAAGCTAGTCGTATAAGGAACACCATTATCCACAAAGAAGCCATAGTTGCGTACAGTCTTACCAGAACGGAGTGCCGCATCCCAAAGATAACCACCAACGGCATTTGACTCTACTTCACCATCACCCTCTGGAGCATTAACATCTCTGGTTCCAGGTAATATGGAAGACTGACCAGAAGGATCTAAAATTCCGGTGATGCGGGTATTGACGGGAGATTGATTAGCACTGGTTTGCGGTAGGGCAAGGCTAATATTGCGGTTGGTACCTTCATAATCGTAGGTCAAACCGTTGAAGCCAGCATTACCGTAAAGGACTGATTGTGTTTTCTCGGTGTAATCTGTAGTCCGGGCAAAAGTAGACCAACTCCAACCCACACCACTAGATTCGCCACTGTCGTAGAAGTTATCAAAGGTGGCAAAATCA
Above is a genomic segment from Nostoc sp. MS1 containing:
- a CDS encoding sporulation protein, whose translation is MFKNLLASVGIGAAKVDTKLFTNSVVPGETLEGEVYIRGGDVAQNIDDIYIKLATEYERETEDSTVTEECVLINYRLSERLSIEPKEEVVIPFSLVLPHEMPLTLGRTPVYIRTGLEIKSAINPRDRDYLEVRPHPLMQRVLQAVENLGFHLYKVDCEYTHHFSGTYPFVQEFEFRPNGKYRNTLDELEIIFLLKPDYLEVLLELDKRARGWKGLLEEVFDVDERYARLMVKQSDLYELDFEAVIDETIQRHIH
- a CDS encoding iron uptake porin, producing MLDMFSKWLLISPIAVGILSAIMALPVLAENVLQPEGNTQLINSPSLDQTDVTFAQVNSVSQLSDVQPTDWAFAALQSLVERYGCIAGYPNATYRGNRAMTRYEFAAGVNACLERINQLIATATSDLVRKEDLATLQKLQETFATELTSLRGRVDALEPRLAVVEQQQFSTTTKLNEEALFVVSGFAAGQDSTGVDIPKVTTFGDRVRLNLDTSFTGKDLLRTRLQALNLNYYSSKAGTRSRLPEGTLAFNGEIGDDAPENNELGIDTLFYRFPIGQKTEVTLFANEGEVDDFMDTVNPFLDGDDGATGALSRFGSRNSVYYFVPQGAGIGLRHRFSDQLELSLGYLSNTPADPSSKNGIFNGSYGAIAQLVFRPSDRLSVAFTYVNAYDNLNDDLAIPGTGSKKANLGLVTDSPVSTNAYGLEASFQVNPRFYINGWVGYATTRLLGVGDADIWNYAVGLAFPDLGKRGNLAGIIVGMEPKVTGADAAIAPAFSPRRVEPQNRNSASDRDTSFHIEAFYSYAFSDNISITPGLIWLTAPNHDERNSDAVLGVIRTTFTF
- a CDS encoding PEP-CTERM sorting domain-containing protein (PEP-CTERM proteins occur, often in large numbers, in the proteomes of bacteria that also encode an exosortase, a predicted intramembrane cysteine proteinase. The presence of a PEP-CTERM domain at a protein's C-terminus predicts cleavage within the sorting domain, followed by covalent anchoring to some some component of the (usually Gram-negative) cell surface. Many PEP-CTERM proteins exhibit an unusual sequence composition that includes large numbers of potential glycosylation sites. Expression of one such protein has been shown restore the ability of a bacterium to form floc, a type of biofilm.), which gives rise to MKLLSTLALTTFSIALSLPIINSQSASAAVIRYSFRVDTPTTQGSGNFSFDDSTFANQSIPLAPVKSLQFSFNVNPGVVYTAEDDIDYPGFGSIPAPAVFQNVAGGSPFGLSFFFSDKLDPAINYAVDGYNFTVGTQSFSNAVSYSPVPEPSTLVGVFMVCGFTLTALKRR